A genomic window from Anthocerotibacter panamensis C109 includes:
- a CDS encoding urease accessory protein UreE, with protein MTILIDSLALDPVPQGPIEVLILPWDERCKPRQRRMTDRGTDVALALPRGTILKDGELLYNSPERTIRVQAQPEPVLVIHPSDPTQACLVAHHLGNWHRSLQVLDDKTLLAQADDPLAHWLEHMGIPYKRQACIYHPNLRGTVHD; from the coding sequence ATGACCATACTCATAGATAGCCTCGCGCTCGACCCGGTACCCCAAGGCCCCATAGAAGTGCTCATCCTCCCCTGGGATGAGCGCTGCAAGCCGCGCCAGCGCCGTATGACGGACCGAGGTACCGATGTCGCCTTGGCCTTGCCCCGAGGGACGATCCTCAAAGATGGCGAGCTGCTCTACAACAGCCCCGAGCGGACCATCCGCGTGCAGGCCCAGCCGGAGCCCGTCCTGGTGATCCACCCCAGCGACCCGACCCAAGCCTGTCTGGTCGCCCACCATCTCGGCAACTGGCACCGCTCGCTACAAGTGTTGGACGATAAAACGCTTTTGGCCCAAGCCGACGATCCTCTGGCCCATTGGCTAGAGCACATGGGCATTCCCTACAAGCGGCAGGCGTGCATCTACCATCCCAACCTCCGGGGCACAGTACACGATTAA
- the rsgA gene encoding ribosome small subunit-dependent GTPase A produces the protein MTRGIVTAIQANYYQVQVPDEPEGRLCKIRSRLKKVGAQVWVGDEVVLSESTEEGDQGAIQEVLPRKSLLVRPAIANIDLVVLVLSTQTPHFERETASRFLVQIEASGLVPLVVLNKIDLLVPEALLALVETLKRWGYPPVAVSTVTGYGLDTLTLHLGQRTAVLAGPSGAGKSSLLNALQPGLSLRVGAVSERQGQGRHTTRHVELFTLPGEVRLADTPGFSQIELTATAAQLAFCFPEFRPWLGHCQFRNCLHRDEPDCALREADLERFPFYQVLLSEVLDAQPLSGAALKAQSRPRNTRPQVLKLSTAHRQASRRTDRQTLWEQIKDEDTL, from the coding sequence GTGACTCGGGGGATCGTCACGGCTATCCAAGCCAACTACTATCAAGTCCAGGTTCCCGACGAGCCTGAGGGACGCCTGTGCAAAATCCGTTCGCGGCTCAAGAAAGTCGGGGCGCAAGTTTGGGTCGGAGACGAAGTAGTGCTCTCCGAATCCACCGAGGAAGGCGACCAAGGCGCGATCCAGGAAGTCCTCCCCCGCAAAAGTCTACTTGTGCGCCCAGCGATTGCCAACATCGATTTAGTCGTTCTGGTCCTGTCCACCCAAACGCCCCATTTCGAGCGGGAGACTGCCAGCCGTTTCCTGGTCCAGATTGAGGCGAGTGGACTGGTACCGCTGGTGGTGCTCAACAAAATTGATCTGCTCGTCCCCGAAGCGCTGCTTGCCTTAGTAGAAACCTTAAAGCGTTGGGGTTATCCCCCTGTAGCGGTCTCGACAGTGACGGGCTACGGGTTGGATACGCTGACCTTGCACCTAGGCCAGCGTACAGCTGTCCTCGCCGGACCCTCAGGAGCGGGTAAATCCAGCTTGCTCAATGCCCTACAACCGGGGCTGAGTCTGCGGGTGGGCGCGGTGTCCGAGCGTCAGGGCCAAGGCCGTCATACCACGCGCCATGTGGAACTCTTCACCCTTCCAGGCGAGGTCCGACTTGCAGATACTCCCGGCTTCTCCCAGATTGAGCTGACGGCTACTGCGGCGCAACTTGCTTTCTGTTTTCCTGAGTTTCGTCCATGGCTCGGTCACTGCCAGTTTCGTAATTGCCTCCATCGCGATGAGCCAGACTGTGCACTACGTGAGGCAGACTTAGAGCGATTCCCCTTCTATCAAGTGCTCCTGAGTGAAGTGCTTGACGCGCAACCGCTCTCAGGGGCAGCCCTCAAAGCGCAGAGCCGTCCTCGCAACACCCGCCCTCAAGTCCTCAAACTATCTACGGCCCACCGTCAGGCTTCCCGGCGCACCGACCGTCAGACATTATGGGAACAGATTAAAGATGAAGACACGCTCTAG
- a CDS encoding GumC family protein, with the protein MFSNEYSTSGSNLAVTLAMVWRALRKRWLPALGVTSAVFVVVALYTASIVPVYYSEMSILIDNKTSLPIAPEGAPAAEQTTNLATEIEILKSAPLIAQAIAELPAPFNQIDPGTVTGSLTFNKLGQADILVVGYRDTNPQRIPVILNALGQTYVRYSLENKRSQASNAIKFVEERLPRAQRQLMESAIALKKFRERNKIVDPDSYATNITGALQTMRQEEQTLKISLDQTRRRYEDLRRQVGQDPDTALATTVLSQDRDYLDLTTQFNKVQTEYALERTRLKDKFPKVTDLKAKRDRLLSLLEARARRVLGNKATRKTTPEDAAGPGPSNQIFQGIQQDLANQLLTAQTNLVTQQVQMEGVRKAQGDLTRVFEQIPNLQLTYAELQRQVGVDSESVNFLLKKLEELKVLEAQESSPWRILNPAYFPGSPSSNTSRNWFVGAIAAVLLGVGLAVLLERLDDRVKTLEEAREITRLPLLGAIPEEKEQPLLNRSLQEELTPEGTAASTLRFNRSAFMESLRSLAFNLRYLGSDNSIKMILFTSPVPAEGKSTIVFNLARVLAERNFRVLVLDCDLRKPTLHRLTDLPNTQGLSTAIATGSPWQESVVKDHLPNLDLMTSGPLPPDPITLLDSARMNEILRECREAYDYVLLDTPPIVGIPDAQSIVSRVDASVLVLGVGISKRSLVARAMELLQAARASASGLVVNFLDEGSGRYFYQHYYSYYGESLPGEDVDKVLASRANRASRNSGRSLLGSLFRRS; encoded by the coding sequence ATGTTCAGTAACGAATATTCCACCTCGGGTTCTAATCTTGCCGTCACCCTGGCTATGGTCTGGCGGGCTCTGCGCAAGCGCTGGCTGCCCGCCTTGGGCGTCACTTCTGCGGTCTTTGTCGTCGTGGCTCTTTATACGGCCTCGATCGTACCGGTTTACTACTCCGAAATGTCCATCCTGATCGACAATAAAACCTCGCTGCCGATTGCCCCTGAGGGTGCACCAGCGGCGGAACAGACCACAAACTTGGCGACGGAGATCGAGATCCTCAAAAGTGCCCCACTCATTGCCCAGGCTATCGCTGAACTTCCCGCCCCTTTTAATCAGATTGATCCGGGCACGGTCACCGGAAGCCTCACCTTCAACAAACTGGGTCAAGCCGATATTCTGGTGGTCGGCTACCGTGACACCAACCCCCAGCGTATTCCCGTCATCCTCAATGCCCTCGGGCAGACCTACGTACGCTACAGCCTAGAGAACAAGCGCTCTCAGGCCAGCAACGCGATCAAGTTCGTGGAGGAACGGCTACCCCGCGCTCAACGGCAGCTTATGGAGTCTGCCATTGCACTCAAGAAATTTCGTGAGCGCAACAAGATTGTGGACCCAGATAGCTACGCAACCAATATCACAGGGGCGCTCCAGACGATGCGCCAAGAGGAGCAGACCTTAAAAATTAGTCTGGACCAGACGCGCCGCCGCTATGAAGACCTCCGGCGGCAGGTGGGCCAGGACCCTGATACCGCTCTTGCCACCACAGTCCTCAGTCAGGACCGGGATTATTTAGACCTCACGACCCAATTCAACAAAGTTCAGACAGAGTACGCTCTTGAGCGCACCCGTCTCAAGGATAAATTCCCAAAAGTCACAGACCTCAAAGCCAAACGCGACCGCCTGCTCAGTCTGCTAGAAGCCCGCGCCCGCAGAGTCTTGGGGAACAAAGCGACCCGCAAAACCACGCCTGAGGATGCCGCTGGTCCTGGGCCGAGCAATCAGATATTTCAAGGGATTCAGCAGGACTTAGCCAACCAGTTGCTCACAGCCCAAACCAACCTCGTCACCCAGCAGGTCCAGATGGAGGGGGTGCGCAAAGCCCAAGGCGATCTCACGCGGGTTTTTGAGCAAATTCCCAATTTGCAGTTGACCTATGCCGAACTACAGCGGCAAGTGGGCGTTGATTCTGAGAGCGTAAACTTTTTACTCAAAAAACTAGAGGAACTCAAAGTTCTAGAAGCCCAGGAATCCTCCCCCTGGCGCATTCTAAATCCTGCTTACTTTCCGGGATCGCCCAGCTCGAATACCTCACGGAACTGGTTTGTCGGGGCGATAGCAGCCGTGTTACTCGGGGTCGGGCTGGCGGTATTACTAGAGCGCTTGGATGACCGCGTCAAAACGCTTGAAGAAGCCCGTGAGATAACCCGCCTCCCCCTGTTGGGGGCCATTCCTGAAGAAAAAGAACAGCCCCTGCTCAACCGCTCCCTCCAGGAAGAACTGACTCCTGAGGGAACAGCAGCCTCGACGCTCCGCTTCAACCGCTCCGCTTTTATGGAATCTTTGCGCTCGTTGGCTTTTAACTTGCGCTATCTGGGCTCAGACAACAGCATCAAGATGATCCTCTTTACTTCGCCTGTCCCTGCTGAGGGCAAGAGCACCATCGTCTTTAACCTAGCGCGGGTTCTCGCAGAGCGAAACTTCCGGGTACTCGTCCTAGACTGTGACCTGCGCAAGCCTACCCTCCATCGACTCACGGATCTGCCCAATACTCAGGGGCTCAGTACGGCTATTGCGACGGGCTCCCCTTGGCAGGAGAGCGTCGTCAAGGACCATCTGCCCAACCTCGACCTTATGACCTCTGGTCCCCTCCCTCCAGACCCGATCACGTTGCTGGATTCTGCACGCATGAACGAGATCCTCCGCGAATGTCGGGAAGCCTACGATTATGTACTGCTGGATACGCCCCCCATCGTCGGCATTCCTGATGCGCAAAGCATCGTCAGCCGGGTCGATGCCAGTGTTCTGGTGCTGGGCGTCGGGATCTCCAAGCGCTCCCTTGTTGCTCGGGCCATGGAACTGCTCCAGGCGGCACGCGCCAGTGCTTCTGGGCTTGTGGTTAACTTCCTGGACGAGGGCAGTGGGCGCTACTTCTACCAGCACTACTACTCCTACTACGGCGAGTCCTTGCCGGGAGAGGATGTGGACAAAGTACTGGCAAGTCGGGCGAACCGTGCCTCCCGTAATTCCGGGCGCAGCCTACTAGGTAGCCTTTTCCGGCGGAGCTAA
- a CDS encoding DNA/RNA non-specific endonuclease, whose translation MPSARHPLLLFFVALALAACASPRSSRLRCTDFKSAKEVAQAYKDGATYLDADGDGYACKETFNVYVLRKKPRRKADATTASIVPTTPAEVLALGNPSGATPDNPDNYLMVKPQYTLSYNRTKGIPNWVAWQLNQSWIGQADRQNDFRPDDTLPQGFYAVTPSDYTGTGYDRGHQCPSADRTRSPADNSATFFMTNMIPQTPDLNRGPWEKLESYSRDLAAQGKELYIIAGVTGEKETIDGGRISVPARNWKVVVVLDRPGLGLQGVTAKTRIIAVDMPNTLGIRNNNWTQYRVAVDQIEKATGYDLLAKVPKDIQRGLERKVDP comes from the coding sequence ATGCCCTCCGCCCGCCACCCACTCCTGCTTTTTTTTGTCGCCCTCGCCCTCGCCGCCTGTGCCAGCCCAAGGTCTTCCCGGCTGCGCTGCACCGATTTCAAATCCGCTAAAGAAGTAGCCCAAGCCTATAAAGACGGGGCAACCTATCTAGACGCTGACGGGGACGGCTATGCCTGTAAGGAAACTTTCAATGTCTATGTACTTCGCAAAAAGCCCCGACGTAAGGCAGACGCGACTACCGCCTCTATCGTCCCCACCACTCCGGCAGAGGTCTTGGCTTTGGGGAATCCCAGTGGGGCTACCCCCGACAACCCCGACAACTACCTGATGGTCAAGCCCCAGTACACCCTGTCCTACAACCGAACCAAAGGCATCCCCAACTGGGTCGCGTGGCAGTTAAATCAATCCTGGATTGGGCAGGCTGACCGTCAAAACGACTTCCGACCCGACGACACGCTACCCCAGGGATTTTATGCGGTTACGCCCTCCGACTACACCGGCACAGGTTATGACCGGGGCCATCAATGCCCTTCCGCCGACCGGACGCGCAGCCCAGCCGACAATTCCGCCACGTTTTTTATGACCAATATGATCCCTCAGACCCCTGACCTCAACCGGGGACCGTGGGAGAAGCTGGAGAGCTATTCGCGAGATCTGGCGGCTCAGGGCAAGGAACTCTACATCATCGCCGGGGTGACGGGCGAAAAAGAAACGATAGACGGGGGGAGAATCTCGGTCCCTGCCCGTAACTGGAAAGTAGTCGTAGTCCTAGACCGTCCAGGATTAGGGCTCCAGGGCGTCACCGCCAAAACCCGGATCATTGCCGTGGACATGCCCAACACCTTGGGCATCCGCAACAATAACTGGACACAATACCGAGTCGCTGTGGACCAGATTGAAAAGGCGACTGGCTACGATCTGCTCGCCAAGGTACCCAAAGATATTCAGCGGGGGCTAGAGCGCAAGGTGGACCCATAA
- a CDS encoding nuclease A inhibitor family protein: protein MTHPEPPSVATVLEQASAGLLWMSESEYPFEVFVWDTEELTPAQLLARTDHPEGTALQITDLDTFFAEATRAQDWHGPEEEATVGRYRQLVQTLQANLTDLQVYRVGEVECAVYIVGKTPEGTLAGLATKMVET from the coding sequence ATGACCCACCCTGAGCCTCCTTCTGTCGCGACGGTCCTCGAACAAGCTAGTGCTGGACTGTTGTGGATGAGCGAGTCGGAATATCCCTTTGAGGTCTTTGTCTGGGACACAGAGGAGCTGACGCCCGCGCAATTGCTTGCTCGCACCGACCATCCCGAGGGTACCGCGCTTCAGATCACCGATTTGGACACGTTCTTCGCTGAGGCAACCCGTGCTCAGGATTGGCATGGACCTGAAGAGGAGGCCACGGTGGGGCGCTACCGGCAATTGGTGCAGACTCTCCAGGCAAACCTCACAGACCTCCAGGTCTACCGTGTGGGCGAAGTTGAGTGTGCGGTCTATATCGTCGGCAAAACCCCTGAGGGCACCTTAGCAGGGCTGGCGACCAAGATGGTCGAGACGTGA
- the plsY gene encoding glycerol-3-phosphate 1-O-acyltransferase PlsY codes for MTATDIGLGLILWGVAYLLGSIPAGYLLVRHMKGVNILEVGSGSSGATNVLRTVGKGAALAVLLFDIGKGLLALKLAQIWMASTGYGPWWAVGAGLLAILGHSWSIWLKGKGGKSVAVSLGLLFAVDLRVGLATLALWGLAVALTRIVSVGSVLGGLGVNVFMYLFGAPPAYQLMALAGGLYVVWRHRANLGRLVQGTEPRLGEKA; via the coding sequence ATGACGGCGACCGATATCGGGCTGGGCTTGATTTTATGGGGGGTGGCCTACCTGCTGGGCTCCATTCCCGCCGGGTATCTGCTGGTGCGCCACATGAAGGGCGTCAATATTCTTGAAGTGGGCTCTGGTTCGAGCGGAGCGACCAATGTGCTCAGGACGGTAGGAAAAGGGGCGGCCCTGGCGGTCCTGCTCTTTGATATTGGCAAGGGCTTGCTCGCGCTTAAGCTTGCTCAGATTTGGATGGCATCCACGGGCTATGGTCCCTGGTGGGCTGTCGGTGCAGGGCTCCTCGCTATCCTCGGTCATAGCTGGTCAATCTGGTTAAAAGGTAAGGGCGGCAAATCAGTAGCTGTGAGTTTGGGGCTCCTCTTTGCGGTGGACCTCCGCGTGGGGCTCGCGACTTTGGCCTTGTGGGGCTTGGCTGTTGCTCTGACCCGGATTGTGTCGGTGGGCTCGGTGCTGGGGGGCTTGGGTGTGAACGTATTTATGTACCTTTTTGGGGCACCCCCGGCCTACCAACTCATGGCCTTAGCGGGTGGGCTCTATGTAGTCTGGCGGCATCGGGCCAATCTGGGACGCCTTGTGCAGGGGACAGAGCCGCGTCTGGGAGAGAAGGCGTGA
- a CDS encoding SLBB domain-containing protein, whose product MLKVRIAVFGILLLAMNPSRAEPPVDHPPSFNLRTSSSSPYLLGPGDTLEVTVANIPELSVSGRLILPDGTVNLPLVGAIPVAGLSQNELADRLQQLWSPYIEPTTIAVGVIGLRPIAVTLQGEVNRPGPYSLNQTNSLNNTNLGTGKGVTGGNGGGRLTVSQALSIAGGVTEGADIENITLIRKQADGQKERLSVNLWAMLQGEDTSQDRFLLDGDLVVVPRAQPDKANYNPLVVASSTLAPSSVEIKVLGEVNRPGLVSVTPSAPFTDALVAAGGLTNDADPQAVQLLRLNPDGSVARFVLPANLEQGRDPTKNPSLHKGDLIVVSRSFGASLLKGVQQVISNLSPFLFLNNLFGGGR is encoded by the coding sequence ATGTTAAAGGTCCGTATCGCCGTCTTTGGGATTCTCCTGCTGGCGATGAACCCGAGCCGAGCCGAGCCCCCGGTAGATCATCCCCCCAGCTTCAATTTGCGGACTTCTAGCAGCTCTCCCTACCTGCTTGGCCCTGGGGATACCCTTGAGGTCACCGTCGCCAATATCCCAGAACTGTCGGTCAGTGGTCGCCTTATTTTGCCGGATGGAACGGTGAATCTCCCGCTTGTGGGCGCGATCCCCGTAGCGGGCCTATCGCAAAACGAACTGGCTGACCGACTACAGCAACTCTGGAGCCCCTACATTGAGCCTACGACCATCGCTGTGGGGGTGATTGGACTTCGGCCCATTGCGGTCACCCTACAAGGCGAAGTCAACCGCCCTGGTCCCTACAGCCTGAATCAGACCAACAGTCTCAACAATACCAACCTCGGGACGGGCAAAGGCGTGACTGGGGGCAATGGTGGGGGGCGGCTCACCGTAAGCCAAGCCCTCAGCATCGCAGGCGGGGTGACCGAGGGGGCGGATATCGAGAATATTACCCTCATCCGCAAACAAGCAGATGGACAAAAAGAGCGCCTGAGCGTCAACCTTTGGGCCATGCTCCAAGGCGAAGACACCTCCCAAGACCGTTTCCTCTTAGACGGTGATTTGGTGGTAGTCCCCCGAGCTCAACCTGATAAAGCCAACTACAATCCCTTGGTGGTGGCATCCTCCACGCTCGCGCCCTCCAGCGTGGAGATCAAGGTTTTGGGGGAGGTAAACCGACCTGGCTTGGTCAGCGTCACCCCTAGCGCTCCGTTTACCGATGCTCTAGTAGCAGCAGGCGGGCTTACTAATGACGCAGATCCCCAGGCGGTACAGTTGCTCAGGCTCAACCCAGACGGTTCGGTGGCCCGGTTTGTGCTCCCCGCCAACCTGGAACAGGGCCGCGACCCGACCAAGAATCCATCGCTGCACAAAGGCGACCTGATTGTGGTGTCCCGTTCTTTTGGGGCAAGCCTCCTCAAAGGGGTCCAGCAAGTGATCAGCAATCTATCCCCGTTTCTATTTTTAAATAATCTGTTTGGAGGAGGTCGATAG
- a CDS encoding Ntn hydrolase family protein encodes MTIILTFKVAEGTVLATDSRLTILEDQRVVYTSDSHTKLFALGKRMGVMTCGSGFLGGRAAGTWVREFQAEHHVWGTVKTTAQAFLDFLPPADGGSATFVLTGFDDHAQDGFAAHIYKLNIFPDGDKFFFDLCDSVSFWDGEFEGLTRLLLGRSAVYTQLIARDLQGEQRVQEADQIGRAAMRIPYYAMSLQAGVNFARFLINLQIQYQQYTSEPQSCGGPVDIAVITPDAGFQWIDCKTLS; translated from the coding sequence GTGACCATCATTCTGACCTTTAAGGTAGCAGAGGGAACGGTTCTGGCAACCGACAGCCGGCTTACCATCCTTGAAGACCAACGGGTGGTCTATACCTCCGACAGCCATACCAAGCTTTTTGCCTTGGGGAAGCGGATGGGGGTCATGACCTGTGGCTCGGGGTTTTTAGGGGGGCGGGCGGCGGGCACTTGGGTGCGGGAATTTCAGGCTGAGCACCATGTCTGGGGGACAGTGAAAACGACGGCTCAGGCATTCCTAGACTTTTTGCCCCCAGCAGACGGCGGTTCGGCGACGTTTGTACTCACGGGGTTCGATGACCACGCTCAGGATGGCTTCGCCGCCCATATCTACAAGCTCAATATTTTCCCAGATGGCGACAAGTTTTTCTTTGACCTCTGCGATTCGGTGAGCTTTTGGGACGGCGAGTTTGAGGGGCTCACCCGCTTGTTGTTAGGGCGCTCTGCGGTCTACACCCAGCTCATTGCCCGCGACCTACAAGGCGAGCAACGGGTCCAGGAAGCAGACCAAATCGGGCGTGCTGCCATGCGTATCCCCTACTACGCCATGAGCCTCCAAGCAGGCGTCAACTTCGCCCGCTTCTTGATCAATCTCCAGATCCAATACCAGCAATACACCTCCGAGCCCCAAAGTTGTGGGGGTCCGGTGGATATCGCCGTGATTACCCCAGATGCAGGATTTCAGTGGATAGACTGCAAAACTCTGTCCTGA
- the trxA gene encoding thioredoxin: MSTVPQVQSPNFDEFLAYEGPVVVDFTATWCGPCRMISPLIDQLAQEYEGRARVAKLDVDESPDTARKFEIKSIPAVLVFKDGALVERIIGAVPYEKFSSALERHL; the protein is encoded by the coding sequence GTGAGCACTGTTCCTCAAGTTCAAAGCCCCAATTTTGATGAATTTTTAGCCTATGAAGGTCCGGTAGTGGTGGACTTTACCGCAACTTGGTGCGGACCTTGTCGGATGATCAGCCCCCTGATCGATCAACTGGCGCAGGAATACGAAGGCCGCGCCCGAGTAGCCAAGCTCGATGTGGATGAGAGCCCCGACACCGCCCGGAAATTCGAGATTAAGAGTATCCCCGCCGTGTTGGTCTTTAAAGATGGGGCTTTGGTTGAGCGAATTATTGGCGCAGTCCCCTACGAAAAGTTCAGCAGTGCTCTGGAGCGGCATCTTTAG
- the ureC gene encoding urease subunit alpha: MTLRIPRSKYASLYGPTTGDRIRLADTELIIEVERDYTTYGEEVKFGGGKTIRDGMAQDPTATRATGALDVVITNALILDWWGIVKADIGIRDGRIAGIGKAGNPNIQPGVTPGMVIGASTEVIAGENQIVTAGGIDTHVHFICPQLCEYALASGVTTLMGGGTGPATGTNATTCTPGAWNLARMYQSAEAFPVNLGFFGKGNSALPAALHEQVQGGACGLKMHEDWGTTPAVIDTCLRVCDEYDIQATIHTDTLNESGFVEDSIGAINGRTIHTFHTEGAGGGHAPDIIRMAAEPNVLPSSTNPTRPFTINTIEEHLDMLMVCHHLSRSVPEDIAFAESRIRPQTIAAEDILHDLGVFSMLSSDSQAMGRIGEVILRTWQTADKMKRQRGPLPEDSTRNDNFRAKRYVAKYTINPALTHGISPIVGSVEVGKWADLCLWRPQFFGVKPELVLKGGFIAYAQMGDPNASIPTPQPVFPRPMFGSYGRALTESSLLFMSRVAVESGLPAKLGLTKPVMAVMGCRAMGKQDLKLNDATPQIHVNPETYAVSVNGEVLTCEPATVLPMAQRYFLF; this comes from the coding sequence ATGACCCTACGCATCCCCCGCAGCAAGTACGCTTCTCTCTACGGACCCACTACCGGAGACCGCATCCGGCTGGCTGATACCGAACTCATCATCGAAGTAGAGCGGGACTACACCACCTACGGTGAGGAAGTCAAATTTGGCGGAGGCAAGACGATCCGCGACGGCATGGCCCAAGACCCGACCGCCACTCGGGCCACCGGGGCTTTGGATGTGGTCATCACCAACGCCTTGATCCTCGATTGGTGGGGCATCGTCAAGGCCGATATCGGTATCCGTGACGGGCGCATCGCCGGGATTGGCAAGGCTGGGAATCCGAATATTCAACCGGGTGTGACACCGGGTATGGTCATCGGCGCATCTACTGAGGTGATTGCAGGAGAGAACCAGATTGTCACCGCTGGGGGCATCGATACGCATGTCCACTTCATCTGTCCTCAACTCTGCGAATATGCCCTCGCCTCAGGCGTGACCACCCTTATGGGCGGCGGAACCGGCCCTGCCACGGGGACCAACGCTACTACCTGTACCCCTGGAGCCTGGAATCTAGCCCGGATGTACCAGAGTGCCGAGGCTTTCCCCGTCAATCTGGGCTTCTTTGGTAAGGGTAACAGTGCGCTACCCGCTGCACTCCATGAGCAGGTCCAAGGTGGAGCCTGCGGCCTTAAGATGCACGAGGACTGGGGTACGACGCCCGCTGTCATCGACACCTGTCTGCGGGTCTGCGACGAATACGACATTCAGGCTACGATCCACACCGACACCCTCAACGAATCCGGGTTTGTCGAGGACTCCATTGGCGCGATCAACGGTCGCACCATCCACACTTTTCATACCGAGGGCGCCGGAGGCGGTCATGCTCCAGATATTATTCGCATGGCCGCCGAACCCAATGTCTTGCCGAGTTCGACCAACCCGACCCGGCCTTTCACCATCAATACCATCGAAGAGCACCTAGACATGCTCATGGTCTGCCATCACCTGAGCCGGTCCGTCCCGGAGGACATTGCCTTTGCCGAGTCGCGTATCCGCCCCCAGACCATTGCTGCCGAGGACATCCTCCACGATTTGGGGGTCTTCTCCATGCTCTCCTCTGACTCCCAGGCGATGGGCCGCATAGGTGAGGTGATCCTACGTACTTGGCAGACCGCCGATAAGATGAAGCGTCAGCGCGGCCCCTTGCCCGAGGACAGCACCCGCAACGATAACTTCCGCGCCAAACGCTACGTCGCCAAGTACACCATCAACCCAGCCTTAACCCATGGCATCAGTCCTATCGTCGGTTCTGTTGAAGTGGGCAAATGGGCGGACTTGTGCCTGTGGCGTCCCCAGTTTTTTGGGGTCAAGCCGGAGTTGGTCCTCAAGGGCGGTTTTATTGCCTACGCACAGATGGGCGACCCCAACGCTTCGATTCCCACCCCCCAGCCCGTCTTCCCCCGGCCCATGTTTGGGAGCTATGGGCGAGCTTTGACCGAATCAAGTCTGCTGTTTATGTCTCGGGTAGCTGTCGAATCCGGGCTCCCGGCAAAACTTGGACTCACCAAACCCGTCATGGCCGTCATGGGGTGCCGCGCGATGGGCAAGCAAGACCTCAAACTCAACGATGCGACCCCCCAGATTCATGTCAACCCCGAGACCTACGCCGTCAGTGTCAATGGCGAAGTGCTCACCTGTGAACCGGCCACGGTCCTGCCCATGGCCCAGCGTTACTTCCTCTTTTAG
- the rpiA gene encoding ribose-5-phosphate isomerase RpiA gives MDRKELIRQMKQQVGIAAAQRVQDGMIVGLGTGSTAAFAISELGRRQREEGLKILGVPTSFSAAVQAKQEGLELRTFDQIDQIDLAIDGADEVDPHKNLIKGGGAAHTLEKIVDGWADTFLVVVDESKLVEHLGAFPLPVEVLPVAVYAVMEQLTKLGGIPQIRLGVKKDGPVITDHGNFVLDVQFPNIPDPPKLEQTINNLPGVLENGLFVNLADEILIGRLQGETIEIISQV, from the coding sequence ATGGACCGCAAAGAATTGATCCGGCAGATGAAACAGCAGGTGGGCATTGCTGCGGCCCAACGAGTACAGGATGGAATGATTGTGGGGCTCGGTACAGGTTCGACCGCAGCCTTTGCCATCAGTGAATTGGGCCGCCGCCAACGAGAAGAGGGCCTCAAGATTTTGGGTGTGCCGACTTCCTTCTCCGCCGCTGTTCAAGCCAAACAAGAGGGCTTGGAGCTTCGGACCTTTGACCAAATTGACCAAATTGACCTCGCTATTGATGGTGCAGACGAGGTAGACCCCCACAAAAACCTGATCAAAGGCGGCGGGGCGGCGCACACGCTGGAGAAGATCGTAGACGGGTGGGCGGATACGTTTCTTGTGGTTGTCGATGAGAGCAAGTTGGTGGAGCATTTGGGGGCATTTCCCCTCCCCGTAGAAGTGTTGCCCGTCGCAGTCTATGCCGTCATGGAGCAGCTGACCAAACTAGGGGGCATTCCTCAGATTCGCCTAGGCGTCAAAAAAGATGGCCCCGTCATCACCGATCACGGGAACTTTGTCCTAGACGTACAATTCCCCAATATCCCCGATCCCCCAAAGCTAGAACAAACCATCAACAACCTACCCGGAGTCTTGGAGAACGGGCTTTTTGTAAACTTGGCTGACGAAATTTTGATTGGTCGCCTCCAGGGGGAGACCATCGAAATTATTTCTCAGGTGTAG